One stretch of Corynebacterium auriscanis DNA includes these proteins:
- the msrB gene encoding peptide-methionine (R)-S-oxide reductase MsrB: MSNSSDNKLQPIQDFRNLSDDDWKQRLSPEEYHVLRQAGTEAPFKGEYTDTETEGVYRCRACGAELFRSTEKFHSHCGWPSFFDPKDSSAVITREDNSLGMRRVEVLCANCESHLGHVFEGEGYDTPTDLRYCINSISLTLDAAE; encoded by the coding sequence ATGAGCAACAGTAGCGACAACAAGCTGCAGCCAATCCAAGACTTCCGCAACCTGAGCGACGATGATTGGAAGCAGCGCTTGAGCCCCGAGGAGTACCACGTCCTACGCCAGGCAGGTACCGAAGCGCCATTTAAGGGCGAATACACCGATACCGAGACCGAGGGTGTGTACCGCTGTCGCGCCTGTGGGGCGGAGCTGTTCCGTTCGACTGAGAAGTTCCACTCCCACTGCGGTTGGCCCAGCTTCTTTGATCCGAAGGATTCCAGCGCAGTCATTACGCGCGAAGATAATTCGTTGGGCATGCGCCGCGTAGAGGTGTTGTGCGCGAATTGTGAAAGCCACTTGGGGCATGTTTTCGAAGGTGAGGGCTACGATACCCCGACCGATCTACGGTACTGCATCAACAGCATTTCGCTGACGCTGGACGCGGCGGAGTAA
- the hemG gene encoding protoporphyrinogen oxidase, whose translation MNSPHIPNGYAPGAPVDIHSGLQLRQDDLTKLRGLRIAVIGGGIAGVSAAWRLRRQLGESARIFICEAYDRLGGKLKTVDFVGGPVDMGAEAYLSLRSDFTDLVRDVGLEHALEEPSGLPSGLFAEGALVDIPRTTLMGIPHEGASIAHIVGEDQARRVDEEKSGQPMTWSPEQDTTVGQLVEARFGRTVVDRLVSPLLGGVYSCTAYDLGVRATMPDLAAKLDELGEGGRAFFLSDAVGQILDGRRKRSNGSGAVFKSFNCGYRGLVDAMVKQANPEVFLNTGVESIGRTRNGWYVEPLGEFDALVIATPAPTAAVLLEHMVPTAAEVLHSVELASSVVVGMRMASAHGIPERSGVLLGADAPTDAKAFTFSSRKWPHLGERGGAFVRASFGTFSQPWYLETDDRALLTYAIDDLAKVTGERKRPEEFFVQRWWGGIPRYGVGYRESMAVAYKEVQRTRGIALAGSMLDGVGVPAAAATGIRAADEILQEML comes from the coding sequence ATGAATTCCCCACACATCCCCAACGGATACGCACCTGGTGCGCCAGTAGATATTCACTCCGGTCTTCAGCTGAGGCAGGACGATCTGACCAAGCTGCGGGGGCTCCGCATTGCGGTCATTGGTGGTGGCATCGCTGGTGTAAGTGCAGCGTGGCGATTGCGCCGACAACTGGGAGAAAGTGCTCGTATCTTCATTTGCGAAGCCTACGATCGGCTGGGCGGCAAGCTGAAGACCGTCGATTTCGTTGGTGGTCCGGTGGACATGGGGGCGGAGGCCTACCTGTCCCTGCGATCGGATTTCACCGACTTAGTGCGCGACGTGGGATTGGAGCACGCCCTCGAGGAACCGTCAGGACTGCCCAGTGGATTGTTCGCAGAAGGCGCGTTGGTCGACATTCCACGGACCACCCTCATGGGTATCCCACACGAGGGCGCATCCATTGCCCACATCGTGGGGGAGGACCAGGCCCGTCGCGTGGACGAGGAAAAATCCGGCCAACCCATGACATGGTCCCCGGAACAGGACACTACGGTGGGCCAGCTTGTGGAAGCACGGTTCGGTCGCACCGTCGTGGATCGCTTGGTTTCCCCCTTGCTGGGCGGGGTCTACTCCTGTACTGCTTATGATTTGGGTGTGCGGGCGACCATGCCAGACTTGGCTGCCAAGCTGGACGAACTGGGCGAAGGCGGCCGGGCTTTCTTTCTTTCCGACGCCGTCGGGCAAATCTTGGACGGACGCCGCAAACGTTCAAATGGATCCGGGGCAGTTTTCAAGAGCTTCAACTGTGGCTATCGCGGGCTCGTCGACGCAATGGTGAAGCAGGCGAATCCCGAGGTGTTCCTCAATACGGGTGTGGAATCCATCGGACGCACCCGCAATGGGTGGTACGTCGAACCCCTGGGTGAATTCGATGCGCTGGTTATCGCCACACCGGCCCCAACGGCAGCGGTTTTGCTGGAGCATATGGTACCAACAGCCGCGGAGGTCTTGCACAGTGTGGAGTTAGCGAGCTCCGTGGTTGTGGGCATGCGTATGGCATCTGCACACGGCATCCCGGAGCGCTCTGGCGTGCTGCTGGGTGCCGATGCCCCCACAGATGCCAAAGCGTTTACTTTCTCTTCCCGCAAATGGCCCCACTTGGGTGAGCGCGGCGGGGCATTCGTTCGTGCCAGCTTCGGCACATTCAGCCAGCCGTGGTACTTGGAGACCGATGATCGCGCCCTGCTCACGTATGCTATCGACGATCTAGCTAAGGTGACGGGCGAGCGCAAGCGCCCCGAGGAGTTCTTCGTCCAACGCTGGTGGGGTGGCATCCCACGGTACGGCGTGGGCTACCGTGAGTCCATGGCCGTGGCATACAAGGAGGTTCAACGTACCCGTGGCATCGCGCTGGCCGGGTCCATGCTGGATGGAGTGGGTGTGCCGGCCGCAGCGGCGACAGGCATCCGTGCTGCTGACGAAATTCTGCAGGAGATGCTCTAA
- the hemE gene encoding uroporphyrinogen decarboxylase, which yields MAVMTNKAFEPQIDVAASRRRANHDAPFLAAARGEKPSRRPVWMMRQAGRSLPEYRKVREGIPMLDSCFMPELLAEITMQPVRRHDADAAILFSDIVVPLKAAGVDIDIVPGRGPVMAEAVRTPQQIAALPEVQREQLEPIAQGISHVLEELRDDQVLIGFAGAPFTLASYLVEGGPSKNHETTKALMYSQPDMWHALMRELTPTITRFLQMQLEAGVDAIQLFDSWAGYLTARDYREFVGPYSKQIFDAVRPYGVPMIHFGVGTGELLGDMAIAGPDVVGVDWRVPMDLAAERVTAALADANPGLAPSERAKALQGNLDPAVLFAGPDAIRAHVTRICAEADRAVKRGLARGHIFNLGHGVLPSTEPDAVTRAFEEVHNL from the coding sequence ATGGCGGTTATGACTAATAAGGCTTTTGAACCCCAGATTGACGTCGCAGCCTCCCGTCGTCGCGCCAACCATGACGCCCCGTTTTTGGCCGCCGCTAGGGGTGAAAAGCCATCGCGTCGACCCGTGTGGATGATGCGCCAAGCCGGTCGTTCGCTGCCTGAGTATCGTAAGGTGCGCGAGGGCATCCCCATGCTGGACTCCTGCTTCATGCCCGAGCTTTTGGCCGAAATCACTATGCAGCCGGTTCGACGCCACGATGCAGATGCCGCCATCTTGTTCTCGGACATCGTTGTTCCTCTCAAGGCCGCTGGTGTGGATATCGACATTGTTCCCGGTCGTGGACCAGTTATGGCCGAGGCCGTGCGCACGCCGCAGCAGATTGCTGCGCTTCCGGAAGTGCAGCGCGAGCAACTGGAGCCGATCGCGCAAGGGATCTCGCACGTACTGGAGGAATTGCGCGATGATCAGGTCCTGATTGGTTTCGCTGGTGCGCCGTTCACGTTGGCTTCCTACCTCGTAGAGGGAGGCCCATCGAAGAACCATGAAACTACCAAGGCCTTGATGTACTCCCAGCCTGATATGTGGCATGCTCTCATGCGCGAATTGACCCCCACCATTACCCGCTTCTTACAAATGCAGCTGGAAGCGGGCGTGGATGCGATTCAGTTGTTCGATTCCTGGGCGGGTTACCTCACGGCCCGTGATTACCGCGAGTTCGTCGGGCCATACTCCAAGCAGATTTTCGATGCCGTTCGCCCGTACGGCGTGCCGATGATCCACTTCGGTGTGGGTACCGGTGAGCTGTTGGGCGACATGGCGATTGCTGGCCCAGACGTGGTGGGTGTGGACTGGCGCGTGCCTATGGACTTAGCCGCTGAGCGTGTAACCGCGGCGCTGGCGGATGCGAACCCAGGTCTAGCCCCGTCGGAGCGTGCTAAGGCACTGCAGGGAAATCTTGATCCAGCTGTCCTGTTCGCCGGTCCCGATGCCATCCGCGCCCATGTCACCCGGATTTGCGCCGAGGCCGACCGAGCCGTCAAGCGTGGCTTGGCGCGCGGTCATATCTTCAACCTTGGTCACGGAGTTTTGCCATCCACCGAACCCGATGCTGTCACTCGAGCCTTCGAGGAGGTTCATAACCTATGA
- a CDS encoding DUF3000 domain-containing protein has product MSQDTEIPQYFHEAVRSMTEAEVRSGIQITDIRPPRNLAPLSHAVGLEVVHTIDSTGETAIAADSSGHDAFGRLILLHDPASEEHWRDPSTTATSPKMRMVAYIQADMDASVAADPLLPDVAWDWLTEQLDGPGCTYTDLGGTVTSTASVRYGEIGGPPRAFQLEMRASWTAVGADLSAHVTAFSHVLANVAGLPPEGVAAPRFGVDHAREAAHR; this is encoded by the coding sequence GTGAGCCAAGACACTGAGATCCCCCAGTACTTCCACGAAGCCGTCCGCTCCATGACGGAAGCGGAGGTACGAAGTGGCATTCAGATCACCGATATTCGCCCTCCCCGCAACTTGGCGCCGCTGAGCCACGCGGTTGGGTTGGAAGTTGTGCACACTATTGACAGCACCGGTGAGACCGCTATCGCTGCCGATTCCAGCGGGCACGATGCGTTCGGCCGCCTCATCCTGCTTCATGATCCTGCCTCCGAGGAACACTGGCGGGATCCCTCCACCACGGCCACATCGCCTAAGATGCGCATGGTCGCCTACATTCAGGCCGATATGGATGCCTCTGTTGCCGCGGATCCACTTTTGCCCGACGTGGCGTGGGATTGGCTGACCGAGCAGCTCGACGGCCCCGGCTGCACCTACACCGATCTGGGTGGCACTGTGACATCCACCGCTTCGGTTCGCTACGGCGAAATTGGTGGCCCGCCACGTGCGTTCCAGTTGGAAATGCGGGCGTCGTGGACCGCCGTGGGGGCTGACCTGTCGGCACATGTCACCGCATTTTCGCACGTGCTGGCGAATGTGGCTGGCTTGCCACCCGAAGGCGTGGCAGCCCCTCGCTTTGGTGTGGACCACGCGCGCGAAGCTGCGCACCGCTAA
- a CDS encoding ribonuclease D, which translates to MKKITRPSGGVPSVRRTPAQLESTLRALSNGTGPIAIDTERAAMYRFDDRAYLIQLRRDGAGSFIIDPTEHPEQLRGWQDELMGEVPWLLHAAHTDLPALMALGWRPTQLLDTQIAAKLLGCHRLGLSPLLEEFLSISIPKDKGNADWSRRPLANSLLAYAALDVEFLLEMHQLMVDELSDLDRMDWYVQECEHDLVHASPLKDPEWFDMKGARFLHPHSRAAFVARHLFETRQQIARSEDIPPERLLSSKLIVAVATLPKRDATRELLQDFRHAIHGPGADRVNPHRHSGTMNSFLDAMSRAYAEHREAKATAGWGSRDERHDDPELQRRRPDPKTWKTDHPMAWDALEILRESNEELCEELGLGTDTIVVSRQLKFVAWEFAQRVADQSVNLTDVDSTEDCLGQLLTRAGCRPWQVELILNDATAYLMDEVTQ; encoded by the coding sequence ATGAAAAAAATCACCCGCCCCTCCGGTGGCGTGCCTTCCGTACGTCGTACGCCCGCACAACTCGAGAGCACTCTGCGCGCCTTAAGCAACGGTACGGGGCCGATCGCCATTGATACCGAACGCGCCGCAATGTACCGCTTTGATGACCGCGCGTACCTGATTCAGTTGCGTCGGGACGGGGCGGGCAGTTTCATCATTGACCCCACGGAGCATCCCGAACAGCTTCGCGGGTGGCAGGACGAACTGATGGGCGAAGTGCCGTGGCTATTGCACGCCGCTCATACAGATCTACCCGCGCTGATGGCCTTGGGGTGGCGCCCTACACAGCTGCTAGACACGCAGATTGCCGCCAAATTGTTGGGCTGCCACAGGCTGGGCCTCTCGCCGCTCTTAGAAGAATTCCTATCCATCTCCATTCCTAAAGATAAGGGCAATGCCGATTGGTCTCGGCGACCACTGGCGAATTCATTGCTAGCCTATGCTGCCCTCGATGTGGAGTTCTTACTGGAAATGCACCAGCTGATGGTAGATGAGCTTTCCGACCTCGACCGGATGGATTGGTACGTCCAGGAATGCGAGCATGACCTAGTTCACGCCTCGCCGCTCAAGGATCCTGAATGGTTTGACATGAAGGGCGCCCGCTTCCTGCACCCACACAGTCGAGCTGCGTTCGTTGCCCGCCACCTTTTCGAGACACGCCAACAGATCGCACGGTCGGAAGACATCCCACCGGAAAGATTACTGTCCTCGAAACTCATCGTGGCGGTAGCCACTTTGCCTAAACGCGATGCCACTCGCGAGCTCCTGCAGGACTTTCGCCACGCTATTCACGGCCCCGGGGCCGATCGCGTGAACCCTCATCGCCACTCTGGCACTATGAATTCTTTCCTCGACGCCATGTCGCGCGCCTACGCCGAACACCGGGAAGCTAAGGCAACAGCTGGCTGGGGATCACGCGATGAACGCCACGATGATCCAGAATTGCAACGCCGTCGCCCCGACCCTAAAACGTGGAAAACGGATCACCCCATGGCGTGGGATGCGTTGGAGATCTTGCGTGAATCAAACGAGGAATTGTGCGAGGAGCTGGGTTTGGGCACAGACACCATAGTGGTCAGTCGCCAGTTGAAGTTCGTTGCGTGGGAGTTTGCCCAGAGAGTGGCAGATCAATCAGTAAACCTCACCGATGTGGACAGCACTGAAGATTGTCTTGGTCAGTTGCTCACACGGGCAGGATGCCGCCCGTGGCAGGTAGAGCTCATACTCAATGACGCCACGGCTTACCTCATGGATGAAGTTACACAATAG
- the dxs gene encoding 1-deoxy-D-xylulose-5-phosphate synthase — translation MGILDNISSPAELKGLPEDQLEALAAEIREFLIQKVSATGGHLGPNLGVVELTMALHRVFDSPTDPLIFDTGHQSYVHKMLTGRRDLFGTLRQKDGLSGYPERAESPHDWTESSHASAALSYADGLAKAFELSGQIHRHVVALVGDGALTGGMCWEALNNIAAAKNRSVVIVVNDNGRSYSPTIGGMAENLAALRLQPFYDKVMDSGKNALGRMGWVGDRAFQVIHGLKAGVKHTVLPTEMFTDLRLKYIGPVDGHDIRQMENALRYAKDYGGPVIVHAVTAKGKGFEPAENNEADLMHATGVIDPITGEPVEKKAVGVTTWTNVFSTTLIDLAKERDDIVAITAAMAGPTGLAEFAEVFPDRTYDVGIAEQHAVTSAAGLALGGMHPVVAVYSTFLNRAFDQLLMDVALLKLPVTLVLDRAGVTGSDGPSHNGMWDLSITGIVPGIHVSAPRDGERLKLALQRSVDLEDGPTVVRFPKGNAPDPIGAIREETDYDVLFESTHAGAEKTAPPGDSSPTKVLIVNFGALATQALAAAEALDNAGFQTTVVDPHWVVPTADSVVELARAADLVVTIEDSGLHGGAGSTLQMRLNEANVDTPVRNLGIPQKFLAHASRGQVLSELGLDVESVTKTVAEWAQQLGEV, via the coding sequence ATGGGTATTCTGGACAACATTTCTTCGCCAGCGGAACTCAAAGGCCTGCCTGAAGATCAATTGGAAGCACTCGCGGCTGAGATCCGTGAGTTTCTCATCCAAAAGGTCTCGGCAACTGGTGGGCACTTGGGACCTAACTTGGGAGTGGTTGAGTTGACGATGGCGCTGCATCGCGTGTTCGACTCGCCGACTGACCCATTGATTTTCGATACTGGGCACCAGTCTTACGTGCACAAGATGCTGACGGGGCGACGGGATCTGTTTGGGACATTGCGGCAAAAAGACGGGCTGTCGGGGTACCCCGAACGGGCAGAATCACCACACGACTGGACTGAGTCCTCGCACGCTTCCGCTGCGTTGTCCTACGCCGACGGATTAGCCAAGGCCTTCGAGTTGTCCGGTCAGATTCATCGTCATGTTGTGGCCCTCGTGGGCGATGGGGCCCTGACCGGTGGAATGTGTTGGGAGGCGCTGAACAACATCGCCGCTGCGAAAAACCGCAGTGTGGTGATCGTGGTCAACGATAACGGCCGTTCTTATTCTCCAACCATCGGTGGCATGGCCGAGAATCTGGCGGCCCTGCGGTTGCAGCCTTTCTACGACAAGGTGATGGACTCTGGGAAGAACGCCTTGGGACGCATGGGCTGGGTCGGCGATCGTGCGTTCCAGGTTATCCACGGGCTCAAAGCCGGGGTGAAACACACGGTGTTGCCAACGGAGATGTTCACCGACTTGCGCCTGAAGTACATCGGTCCAGTTGACGGGCATGATATCCGCCAGATGGAAAATGCGCTGCGCTACGCTAAAGATTACGGAGGGCCGGTCATTGTCCACGCCGTGACCGCCAAGGGCAAGGGGTTTGAGCCTGCGGAAAACAACGAGGCCGACCTCATGCACGCAACGGGAGTTATCGATCCCATCACGGGCGAGCCAGTGGAGAAGAAGGCCGTGGGTGTGACCACGTGGACCAATGTGTTCTCCACCACGTTGATCGACTTGGCCAAGGAGCGAGACGATATTGTCGCGATCACTGCGGCGATGGCCGGACCTACAGGCTTGGCTGAATTTGCGGAGGTTTTCCCAGACCGTACCTATGACGTCGGTATTGCGGAACAACACGCGGTGACCAGTGCAGCCGGTTTGGCTCTGGGCGGGATGCACCCAGTGGTTGCCGTATACTCCACGTTCCTCAACCGTGCTTTTGACCAGCTGCTGATGGATGTTGCCTTATTGAAACTACCGGTGACATTGGTGTTGGACCGCGCGGGCGTCACCGGATCCGATGGACCCAGCCACAACGGCATGTGGGACCTATCCATCACCGGCATTGTGCCGGGGATTCATGTCTCGGCCCCACGTGATGGTGAGCGATTGAAGCTGGCTTTGCAGCGCTCCGTGGATCTTGAGGATGGGCCGACCGTTGTGCGTTTCCCCAAGGGCAATGCGCCCGATCCGATTGGCGCGATTCGGGAAGAAACCGATTACGACGTGCTGTTTGAATCCACACATGCTGGAGCTGAGAAGACTGCGCCGCCCGGTGACTCTTCGCCCACGAAGGTGCTCATCGTCAACTTCGGCGCATTGGCCACACAGGCGCTGGCCGCGGCGGAAGCGCTCGACAACGCCGGATTCCAAACCACCGTTGTGGATCCGCACTGGGTAGTGCCCACTGCCGATTCTGTAGTGGAACTGGCTAGGGCTGCGGATCTGGTAGTCACCATCGAAGACAGTGGACTGCACGGTGGCGCCGGTTCCACGCTGCAAATGCGGTTGAATGAAGCGAACGTGGATACCCCGGTGCGCAACCTCGGCATTCCGCAAAAATTCCTGGCTCATGCCTCCCGTGGCCAGGTGCTTTCAGAACTCGGTTTGGATGTTGAATCCGTCACCAAGACGGTAGCGGAGTGGGCCCAGCAGCTGGGTGAGGTTTAG
- a CDS encoding class I SAM-dependent RNA methyltransferase, whose protein sequence is MNPEVVTVSSFDKPAHGGACITRLEDGRIAFVTGAAMGDRDVEVALDPAAKSSSKRSFRTGQVVRVGSPSVHRVRGQCGAAAAGAGCCDLDFIDAPGSLEFKKAVVVDQFERIGKIKLTDDVVSTHSLEPYVGWRTRARVAIDAQGTVGIRKKNSHEVVPLSPDTLCAQWVSEMKDGLCEQISDLAAEGRIRPRTELIIAVGSDGVRSIVELSGNRRHRKTTALVGDGSITQQLGGLTWDLPAQAFWQGHHAATEFYAQWIERTVPSALGKCSTAWDLYGGAGSLSSALVDKADRVVSVDIAGDATSAGSRAFSQAKVHSVEFWDSNVDRVAERVVASDKKTNRRVPAWWSDRHAQEYLHAVVLDPPRTGAGKHTIPAVASRQPKHVVHVGCDPAAAARDVRRWIDAGYAISQVAIVDAFGLTHHVEVLVHLQPVATA, encoded by the coding sequence ATGAATCCCGAAGTAGTGACTGTTTCCAGCTTCGATAAACCTGCGCACGGTGGAGCTTGCATTACTCGTCTCGAGGACGGCCGGATTGCCTTTGTCACCGGAGCTGCGATGGGGGATCGCGATGTTGAAGTCGCCTTGGACCCCGCTGCGAAGTCATCTTCCAAGCGTTCCTTTCGCACTGGTCAGGTGGTACGCGTGGGGTCGCCATCTGTGCACCGCGTACGGGGGCAGTGCGGTGCTGCAGCGGCCGGGGCGGGTTGTTGCGATTTAGATTTTATCGACGCCCCTGGTTCTCTCGAATTCAAAAAAGCCGTGGTAGTCGATCAGTTCGAACGAATTGGAAAGATCAAGCTCACCGACGATGTGGTTTCTACGCACTCGCTGGAACCCTATGTGGGGTGGCGCACCCGCGCCCGAGTCGCGATTGATGCGCAAGGAACAGTGGGGATTCGGAAGAAGAATTCACACGAAGTTGTTCCCCTCAGTCCAGACACCCTATGTGCGCAATGGGTTTCCGAAATGAAAGACGGGCTGTGCGAACAGATCAGTGACCTAGCCGCCGAAGGGCGTATTCGTCCGCGCACAGAACTCATCATCGCTGTCGGCAGTGACGGCGTACGAAGCATTGTGGAGCTGTCGGGAAACCGGCGGCATCGGAAGACGACCGCTTTGGTGGGCGATGGGTCGATCACCCAGCAGTTAGGGGGTCTCACGTGGGATCTTCCTGCACAGGCTTTCTGGCAAGGTCACCACGCCGCGACTGAGTTTTACGCTCAGTGGATTGAGCGCACAGTGCCCTCCGCGCTGGGAAAATGTTCCACGGCCTGGGATCTGTACGGTGGCGCTGGATCGCTGAGTTCCGCACTGGTCGATAAAGCCGACCGGGTGGTCAGCGTGGATATCGCTGGCGATGCAACTTCGGCTGGGTCACGCGCGTTTTCCCAGGCGAAGGTCCATTCCGTGGAGTTTTGGGACTCCAATGTGGACCGGGTTGCGGAGCGCGTGGTGGCGTCGGATAAGAAAACCAACCGCCGAGTCCCCGCGTGGTGGAGCGATCGGCACGCGCAGGAATACTTGCATGCTGTGGTGCTTGATCCACCACGAACGGGCGCGGGAAAGCACACGATCCCGGCCGTGGCCAGTCGCCAGCCAAAACATGTGGTGCACGTGGGTTGCGATCCGGCTGCGGCGGCGCGCGATGTTCGACGGTGGATCGACGCCGGTTACGCTATCTCACAGGTAGCGATTGTCGACGCCTTTGGGCTGACCCACCACGTTGAAGTGCTTGTGCACTTGCAACCCGTGGCCACGGCGTAG
- a CDS encoding DUF3159 domain-containing protein, with amino-acid sequence MGGLTGLVSSTLPVLVLVPVNSKYGLVPALLSALAVAAGIFVWRLARKENLQPAISGLLGVVICAAIAWFMGDAKGYFAYGMWYSLVAGIAFIISIAVRWPLVGVIWRGINGEDQRWRTNRGAVRAFSWATAAWAVVFLARFFVKRFFYVKDATDALGYVSIAMGWPLTAIVVLITVVAVKKANAAEGIK; translated from the coding sequence ATGGGCGGTCTCACCGGCTTGGTGAGCTCCACTCTGCCAGTGTTGGTACTGGTTCCCGTCAACAGCAAGTACGGGTTGGTGCCCGCTTTGCTTTCCGCACTGGCTGTGGCGGCGGGTATCTTCGTGTGGCGCTTGGCCCGAAAGGAGAACCTGCAGCCGGCCATCTCCGGCTTGCTGGGTGTGGTCATCTGTGCCGCGATTGCCTGGTTCATGGGCGATGCCAAGGGTTATTTTGCCTACGGCATGTGGTATTCGCTGGTCGCGGGAATCGCGTTCATCATCTCGATTGCGGTGCGGTGGCCACTCGTTGGCGTGATTTGGCGCGGCATCAACGGCGAGGACCAGAGGTGGCGTACCAACCGTGGGGCTGTTCGGGCCTTTAGTTGGGCTACCGCGGCGTGGGCTGTGGTGTTCCTGGCACGGTTCTTCGTCAAGCGGTTCTTCTACGTGAAAGATGCCACCGATGCCCTGGGATACGTTTCCATTGCTATGGGCTGGCCACTGACGGCAATCGTCGTCCTCATCACCGTCGTGGCCGTGAAAAAAGCTAATGCAGCGGAGGGCATTAAATGA
- a CDS encoding DUF3710 domain-containing protein, which yields MFGRKKDSAADPNTSAAEQSRVDNVAATTDTDNQAGGVYDPINGDFGPFDGDQVDYRNFDFSDFAKGGLDLGSMMVPVPLEGDVQVDVGPEGPQMIHIGTQFGRVTPVAFAAPKKGDLWEESVTEIVKGMSGDGLEATVTQGPWGPEVFAEAGDGMLRIMGVTGHRWMLRFTLAGPKEYGEELAELAHQIMARTFVMRGQDPIPAGNPLPVHMPQAMAEELQKQMQAQAEQMAREQAEAAGIEPLNEPILGRDNNQNQ from the coding sequence ATGTTTGGACGTAAGAAAGACAGCGCAGCGGATCCCAATACCTCTGCAGCAGAGCAATCCCGCGTAGACAATGTAGCGGCGACAACGGACACCGATAATCAAGCCGGGGGAGTCTACGACCCAATAAACGGTGACTTTGGGCCGTTTGATGGAGACCAGGTGGACTACCGGAATTTCGACTTCTCGGATTTCGCCAAGGGCGGGCTGGATCTAGGTTCGATGATGGTGCCCGTGCCACTGGAAGGTGACGTGCAGGTGGATGTGGGCCCGGAAGGTCCGCAGATGATCCATATCGGAACACAGTTTGGGCGCGTGACCCCAGTGGCGTTCGCCGCTCCAAAAAAAGGTGACCTCTGGGAAGAATCGGTGACCGAGATCGTTAAGGGCATGTCCGGCGACGGTTTGGAAGCAACCGTGACACAAGGCCCATGGGGGCCAGAAGTGTTCGCAGAAGCCGGCGACGGAATGCTGCGCATCATGGGTGTGACCGGCCACCGTTGGATGCTGCGTTTCACGTTGGCTGGGCCGAAGGAATACGGCGAGGAATTGGCCGAGCTAGCCCACCAGATAATGGCCCGTACTTTTGTTATGCGTGGCCAAGATCCAATTCCGGCGGGTAACCCATTGCCAGTGCATATGCCACAGGCCATGGCCGAGGAGCTGCAGAAGCAAATGCAGGCGCAGGCGGAGCAAATGGCGCGCGAGCAGGCAGAGGCAGCTGGAATCGAACCCCTTAACGAACCCATCTTGGGTCGCGATAATAACCAAAACCAGTAG
- the dut gene encoding dUTP diphosphatase, giving the protein MTNPHNEPKLNLVRLDKDLPLPTRAHPSDAGIDLYSAEDVQIDPGQRQLVGTGIALGLPVGMVGLIHPRSGLALRHGLSIVNTPGTIDADYRGEVKVCLINLDPQQSVTIRRGDRIAQLVVQQVSLCEVNEVDDISHLGETVRGAGGYGSTGQ; this is encoded by the coding sequence ATGACCAACCCACACAACGAGCCGAAACTTAACCTAGTGAGGCTTGATAAGGACCTGCCGTTGCCTACCCGAGCGCATCCCTCGGATGCGGGGATTGACCTTTATAGCGCGGAGGATGTGCAGATTGATCCGGGCCAGCGCCAACTAGTTGGGACGGGAATCGCCCTAGGATTGCCTGTAGGCATGGTTGGCCTCATTCACCCTCGTAGCGGTTTGGCACTGCGACACGGATTATCCATCGTGAACACCCCAGGCACCATCGATGCGGATTACCGCGGTGAGGTGAAAGTCTGCCTCATTAACCTAGACCCGCAACAGTCGGTGACCATCCGTCGCGGGGACCGCATCGCACAGCTAGTTGTTCAACAGGTGAGTTTGTGCGAGGTCAATGAGGTTGACGATATTTCCCACTTGGGTGAAACGGTTCGCGGTGCAGGTGGATACGGTTCCACGGGCCAATAA
- a CDS encoding DUF3093 domain-containing protein: protein MASTEVPAHGDNVLYSERQRVPLTWWFFAAGVVFIIAWQAQMGRSVWYAVGAGVFAGLFAAWMLLKFSATEIAVVQRADGQRWLHAGEAKLPAELISRSLVIPPTAKQAAMGRQLDPAAFVIHKGWIPTMAMMVLDDPEDPTPYWLISSKEPQALLEALDRPIY from the coding sequence GTGGCTTCCACAGAGGTGCCAGCCCACGGGGATAATGTCCTCTATTCTGAGCGGCAGCGCGTACCACTGACGTGGTGGTTTTTTGCCGCGGGCGTGGTCTTTATCATCGCCTGGCAGGCGCAAATGGGGCGATCCGTTTGGTATGCCGTAGGGGCGGGAGTTTTCGCTGGTCTTTTCGCAGCGTGGATGCTGCTAAAGTTTTCCGCCACCGAGATTGCGGTGGTGCAACGCGCCGATGGTCAGCGCTGGTTGCACGCGGGTGAGGCGAAATTGCCAGCCGAACTCATCAGCCGCTCGCTAGTCATCCCACCCACGGCCAAGCAAGCAGCCATGGGGCGCCAGCTGGATCCCGCGGCCTTCGTAATTCACAAGGGTTGGATCCCTACGATGGCAATGATGGTGTTGGACGATCCGGAAGATCCCACCCCGTACTGGTTGATTTCGTCCAAGGAACCACAGGCGCTGTTGGAGGCGCTGGATCGCCCGATCTATTAA